CTATAACTATAACTAAATAAGGTAGTTTTTCCAATTGATTACTTTTCTGCTTTTCGTTATATCCTTTGATATCTCTTACTTGATTATCAGAAAACAAACTATAACGTCTTTCCATTTCTCTTACTGCCCAATTCAAAGCAGCACTTGCTTTTTTGGAATCAGTAACAACTGGAATTGCAAGATGCGGAATTTTATTATATATTTTAAGTTCTACTACTTTTGGATCAATTAAAATCATTTTTACATCTTCTGGAGAAGATTTATATATAATACTCATTATTAAAGTATTAATACAAACCGATTTTCCAGATCCCGTTGCTCCTGCAATTAACATATGAGGCATTTTATCAATTGAAGAAACAATTATTTCACCCGATATAGTTTTTCCTAAAGCCATAGGCATTTTCGAATCACATTCTTGATATTCTTTAGAAGATAATATTTCTTTTAAGGATACATTCTCTTTAAGAGTATTGGCAACTTCAATTCCTATAACTGACTTACCCGGAATAGGAGCTTCAATTCTAATGTCTGGAGATGCTAATGCCAATGATAAATCATCAGATAAATTTACAATTTTATTAACTTTAACACCCATATCTGGTTGTAATTCAAAACAAGTTACTGTTGGACCTTTATTAATCCTTACAACTTTTGCACCAACACCAAAACTTTTTAATGTTGCTTCAATTTTTTTGGCTCTTTGTTTTAACGTTTGTTCTGATTCTGTTTCTTTTGTTTTACTTCCTCTTAATAAACTTAAAGGTGGTATTTTATATTCGACTTTTTTTACCTCAAAATTAGATATAGCTATGTCTAAATTATTAGACCCATCTTGAGAATTTTTTATTTTTTCTTTATTATTCTCTATATCGTCATTGGGAAATAAATTAAAACTATCTAACAATTCATCTTTTTCAATTTCATCAATTTTTGTTTCTATATTATTGTTAATATTATCATTATGATCTAAAACTATAATTTCATTATCTTCTTCATTATCAACATTTTCAACAATTTCTAAAACTTCATTATTGGGACTAATTTTCTTTATATCTCTTTTTTCTTTATAGTTTGAATACTTTTCTTTAATTTTTTCTATCAACTTTAAATTATAATTTTTAACGATTTTTAAAAAATCAATAAAACTGATATCCAAAAAAGATAATATTAAAAATAACCCTATTATGAAAGTAAAAATATATAGACCTATTGTTCCAATCATAGCGTTATAAATGAAGCCAAAAATGGCTCCTATATATCCACTACCTTTCGGTACAGTATTTTTTGCCACAGACATTTTAACCGAGAAATTTGTGGAAGAATTATTTGCTAAATCAACAATTGCCATATAATTAGATAATAACAATAATCCTAAAAAACTTATATTTCTATTTTTTTTATTTAATTTCCCTAACAGTATAACAACATATATCATTTCCATTAAAAATAAAAATAGAAAATATGTGCCACCAAATAAGCCCTGAAAAATATTTTTTATAATATTTCCTAAAAACCCTGTATTAGCAAAAAAAGAAAAAATAATAAAAAAAGAATTTAACAAAAATAATACTAAAACAGTATTTTTAAAAACTTTATCTTCTTTACTATAATTTATTTTTTTTGTTTTTGATCTTGTTTTCCTCTTTTTCTCCATCTTTTCTCCTACTAATAACCAGTATGTCCAAATCCGCCATTATTTCTATCAGTATCAGATAGTTCTTCTACAAGTTTAAAGTCAACACGTTCATATTTAGTAATAATCATTTGAGCTATTCTATCATTATTTTTTATAACATAATCTTGATTAGATATATTAACTATAAGAACTTTTAACTCTCCTCTATAGTCGCTATCTATTGTGCCAACACCATTAGCCATTGTAATACCATGTTTTAAACTCATCCCACTTCTAGCCCTAATTTGGCCTTCGTATCCTAATGGAATTTCTATATATATTCCAGTAGGAACTGCAATTCTTTGCATAGGTTTTATAATCAAATCTTCATCTAAATTTGCTCTTAAATCAAAACCTGAAGAGCCATCCGTAGCATAAGATGGATTTTCATTTTTACTTCTATTTATAATTTTAATTTCCATTAAATAATCCTCCAAATATACAATTTTAACAGTTATAGTATAACAAATTTATTGTATTTAAGCAAACTACTTAATATCATTTTTTTCCATTTTTTCCAAGTAATAATCATCGCTTATTTTTATAAATCTAGCTGTTACATCTAGTATTTCAGGTAAAAATTTATAATCACTTTTTATTTTATACTTTGAGAATAAGACTCCTTCAATATAAAAATCAAATTTTTTATTCTCGGAATTATTAACTATTACTCCTTGTACTTTGGGTATCTTATTGGTTACTATTATTTCACTTGTACTATTAATTTTAACATTACTATAAATATCAACATTTTTATTAAAATCAAGATATAATTTATTTTTAACGTCTATATTTATAATGCTGTACTTATAATCCTTTATAAAATCAGAACTTTCTACTAGAAACAAGTTTATAAAATCATCTCTTGAACAATTTTTAAAATCATCTATATCACATAAATTTATATCTAAATTATCAACAGTAACCTGCTTTAAATCCAAATAACTTCTTAACAATTTTTTATACTGCTCATTATACACAAAATAAATTTTATCTTTATAATCATATATTCTTAAATCATCAGTATAAGTATTTTGTATCTCCTGAGTAAATATTCTATTATATAATTTAGAATAATCTTTATTTAAATCAAAGTAAAAATCATTATTTAACAATTTAGTATTTTCGTCAATATAATTTTTTACTTGTTCATCAAATATATAATTCTCTATTCTATTTTTATCTACAAATTTATATTCAATTAATTCATTATAATTTTTTACTTCAAAAAAAATTTCGTATTGACTTACATTATATTTTTTTGATTTATTACTCTTATCGTAAAAATTCAGATTTTTCTTTATACGCTTACTTGTTAATGTTATTTCATAGGTATCAAAATTATTCTGAAAATTTGTAATATTATTCACATTTAATAAATCTTTAAAATTTATTTTTACATTAAAATTTTCCCTATTATTTAATTTACTATTAACGAAATTTAAAGTAGCTTTAGTATTTAAAATTTCCTCTAAACTAATTTCATTTATTTTTTTAGAAATTAAATTTTCTTTCGAAATCTTATGATTATTAGTAAAAATAGTTCTATAATATATTGAAAAAAATACAACTAATACTAAAGAAAATATCAACAAAACAACTGGCATAATATACGACTTACGTTTCATATCAATTTCCTCCTGACAAGTAATTAAATTTTGAATTTTTTAAAAAGATATATTTTGAATATTCTTTACCATTAAATGAGACCTTTATAACTAAGTAATTATCAATTCTTTCCACTAAAAAAAAATCTAAATCATTTATCAACAAATTACTTCCATAGTATGTAGAATTTAAAATGTCTTTAGATATTCTACGTATTTCGTACTTACTACCATATTTTATTATTTTATATGTAATTTTATTTATTTTAGAAACCGTATGTCTATTATTTTCACTCAAAAAAGAATTATATCTATATCTTTTCAGCTCTATTTCATCTGAAGTTACTTTAGTCTCTAATGAATCAGAAATTTCTTTTTCTATATAATTCATTGCGTAATTAATTTGTTCTAATTTCGAATAATTTTTTCTTTGATTTAAGTTTAAAAAATAAGTACCATAAAAAATATGAATACAACATATAATAATTATACTTGAAACTACTATTGTTATCAGAAGTTCTAATAATGTAAATGATCTTCTATTATTTTGATACATAAAATTCATATATCTTCTCCACATTATCTTTTTGATAAATCTTTATATTATAAAGTTCTCCAAAATCAGAAACTTTAACTTCAAATTTTTCTGAATTGACATTCTCTAAAATAGTTTTATTATTTTTGATATTACTCTTTATAAGTACAATAGTAGTTTCAATTTCTGATAATTCATCAATTTCCTTAATATTAGCTTTTTGAATTTGTAAAAAATTATTAATTCCTGATAATATATACAGACTTATTATAGATAGAACAAAAACCGCAAAAATACATTCAACTAATGTAAATGCTTTATTTTTTAAATAATTATTTTTCATTTTTTATCACATTAACAAATCCTGTTACAGGTCTAATCCTAATTTCAAAATTTTGTTTATCATATGAGAATTTAAAAGTCTTTCCCACACTTGGAATACCGTTAGTGTTAATTTCTAATTCAATATCATTTAAGATATTTAAATGTTTACAATAAATTTTTTTAAATACAAATTCTCCTGATGATATTTCAAATGTTTCTTTTGTTGAATCTGATTTCAATTTAACAATTTTATTATTTTCTATAGAAAAGACTTTTGCATTTTCTATACTTTCTGCTATTAAGTATAATTCCTCATTGGCAATTGTTTTTTTATTATTTACAAAATTTACTCTAACAACCATTACCATTACAGAAATTATAGCTAAACAAACTACCAATTCTATAAGCGTAAATGACTTTCTTTTAATCATCTTTCTCTACAGGTGGTGTTACTACTACATCTCTATTTTTTATTTCTACTTTATAAGCTGTTCCTTTTATAGACTTTGGCAATTTAGGAATTTCTTTTATGTATTTTTTATTTACTAATTCCTCAGTAATATCTCTATCAGATTCTACTTTTTCCTCTGTTAAATACCTAAGTCCAGCCACTTCTAAAACCTTAACATTTGCTGAATGAGCAGTCTTATCAGCCTTAACTCTTGAATTGTTATATCTAGGAACTGCTATTAAAATAAGGATAGCAAGTATTGCTATAACAACTAAAAGTTCAATCAATGTAAAAGCCTTTTTCTTTACATTATTCATAAAACTAATCCTCCTAAATAAATAATATTTTAATAAGCCCCCCACCCTTCCACGATGCTTTACATCGGGTGGGTTCCCGTGAACCTTGTTATTTCTAAATTAAAAAATTGCAAGAAAAATCCTGCAATTTTTTAATTTGACCAATTTCCGTTAGTAAATACAGGAATTTCTTCTCCAGATTCTGTTATTCCAATTATGTTTAATGTTTCATCTCCAACCATAAAATCGACATGAACTAAACTATCGTTAGCACCTCTTTCTTTTAGTTCTTCTTCAGTCATCTTTTCTCCATCCTTTAAACAAGTAGGATAAGCTCTACCTAATGCTAAATGACAAGATGCATTTTCATCATATAGAGTTTCAAAAAACATTGTATTTGTATTTGAAATAGGTGAGTCAAAAGGAACTAAAGCAACTTCCCCTAAAGATAAAGCGCCTTCATCTGTTTCTAATAAAGATTTTAATACTTCATAACCTTTTTTTGCCTCATAATTAATAACTTTTCCATTTTCAAATTCTAACTTAAATTCATCTATTATGTTTCCATTATAATTTAACGCCTTTGTACTATAAACAACACCGTTTATTCCATCTTTATGTGGGAGAGTAAATACTTCTTCAGTAGGCATATTAGCTGTAAAACTAATACCTTTAGCATTATATCCACTACCAGCCGCATTCCAAACATGGTTCTTTGGTAATTCTATTGTTAAATTAGTACCTTTCTTACTAGAATATTTTAAATATTTGAACTGTTTTTCATTTAAATATTTTGCTCTTCTACTTAATTCACTAATATGTTCTTCCCAATCTTTAATTGAATCTCCTTCTCCTATTCTTGAAGTATAGAAAATCAAATCCCAAAGTTTTTCAACTGCATCTCCTTCTGAAAGATTAGGAAAAACAACTTTTGCCCAAGCTGGAGTAGGCGCTCCCACAACACACCAAGAATTTTTATCTGCCATAAGAGAAGTTGAAAAGTATTTCATAGCCTTAGAGTTTGCAACACTATTTGCTTTAATTTTCTCAATATCTAATCCATCAAACTTATTTGGATCATCGCCTACTACAGAAATAAAAACAGCATTACTGTCAATATAATCTGTATATTGATCTACTGTCCATTGCTTTACCTCAGAAAGCGTTTCAATACTTGCATATTCAAATTTACGTCTTGTAATAATGTCATCTCTCCAAATAACATTAACATCTCCAGCTCCAGCTTTATAAGCTTCTTCTGTTAAAGAACGAACAAGCTCTTTTGCTTCAATATTTGCTCTAATAACAACTAGTTGACCTTTTTGTACATTTGTTCCAACTTTAATAATTGTTTCAGAGTATTTCTTAAGTTTTTCTTTAAAGTCCATAACCTTCTCCTTATATTATATTATAAGTTAATTATACACTATTTTATTAAAAATGCAAACCTTAACAAAACTTTTTATTTTATAAGATATTTTATTAAATCTATAATTAGAATGCCATTAATAATTAAATTACATATTAAATGGGCTGTCATTGATACATAAATATTTCTTGTTTTTATATATGAAATACTAAATGGAAATGCCCATATCATACATAAGAAAATTCCCCACCACGTTAAAGAATGTTCTAAAGCATATAAGAACATAGATAATAGAGATGTTATTATTAATATCTTACTATTTTTAAAAGAAATTAAATTTTTTCTAAAAAATGTTTCCTCAATAATTGGTGGAAAAATAATTGTTGAAAAAGAGAATAATATTAGTTTTAACCAATTATCAGCTCTCAATAAAATCATACCTTTATTAATATTAGGAAATATATTTTCTAAAATAATAGTAAAGTAAAATGCAATAGAAATTAATACTACTGTTAAAATTACTTGTATAAAAAATTTTTTGCCACTCTTGATAGCATTATACCACTCTTTTATAGATAAATCTTTTCTTATATAGAAATAGACAGCTAATAACAAATAAAAACAAAAATTTGTATAAATATAAAATTGTTTTTCTACAATAAAACATGACACTACAAATAAAAGCTCTATAAAGATAGGAACAAAATTATCCTTTATATATTTAGTTTCCATCACATCACCCTCTGTACAATTTTTAACTACTGACTTTATATCTAAAATAGTTTAATACTATTATATCACAAAATTAATATTACTTAATCAAAAAAATAATGGAGAAAAACTCTCCATTATTTTTACTACATTATTTTCTAGAAAATGAATTATATTTATAGAAAAATTTTTTTAATATCTCAGCTGTTAATGCGTATAGTAATGAAACGCCAAGTAAAGATATCAATACCTTAATAGGTAGAGCTATTAATCCTAAATATGAACTTATTGGGCTATATACAATCACAAATAAAACTACAGCTACCCCCATTATAGCAATCAACAATTTGTTGCTTGGCTTACTAGCAAAAACCGGCCTTGCTGTTCTAACAATAAGCATTACCACCATAGCAGAAATAATGGATTCTAATAACCATCCAGTATGAAATAACCTTTCATCGGCCTTGAAAATAAAGAGTAATAATGCAAAAGTTATATAGTCAAACACTGAAGAAATAATACCAAATAAAATCATAAACTTCTTTATAAACTTCGTATCCCATTTAACAGGACTCTTTAACCAATCTTCATCAACAGAATCTGAAGCAATTTGCAATGAAGGAAAATCTGTTAGTAGATTTGTCAAAAGAATTTGCTTAGGCAATAAAGGTAAAAAACTCAAAAACAAACTTGCTCCTGCCATTGAAAACATATTACCAAAATTTGCACTTGTGGCTACAAATATATATTTTAAAGTATTAATAAATGTCCTTCTACCTTCACTTATGCCTGATACCAACACCTTTAAACTATTTTGTAATAGTACTATAGAAGCTGCATCTTTAGCTGTATCAGCAGCGGTATTTACAGATACTCCAACGTCTGCTTGCTTTATAGCAGGAGAATCATTAATACCATCTCCCATATATCCTACTATTTCTCCTGCCTGTTTATATGCCATAATTATTTTTTCTTTTTGATTAGGACTTATTTCAGCAAAAATATCTATATCTAAAACTTTCTTGTTAAGCTGACTTATAGAATATGAATCCAGTTCTTCTCCTAATAAAATCTTTTCAGGATTAAGTCCAATTTGACTGCCTATATTTTTAGCTATAAGACTGTTATCTCCTGTAATCATTTTTAGAGAAACTCCCAATCTATTCATTTCGGCAACAACATCTTTTATATCGTCTTTTAGTGGATCCATAAATAGTAATAGACCTACAAATACCATATCTTCAGCTCTTTGATTTTTAGTTTCTATATCATCTTCTATAAATTTATAGGCAAGTCCTAAAATTCTATAACCTTGACTTGAATATTTATCAAATAAATCTAATATATGTGTCCTAACTTCTTCAATATCTCCACTACTCTTATCTGATTTTTCATAAGTTTTGCATATATTCAGTATGCTTGTTAATGCTCCTTTTGTAACCATTATATTTCTACCATCAAAATCTAGCTCAGTTTTTACAATTACACTTAAAAGCTTACTTTCAAAAGAGTAAGGTATTTCAAATATTTTTTCATATTTAGAAAAATCATTTTTATTTGCTTCTAAAATAGATTGGTCAATAGGATTCGTATATCCTTCTTGAAAATATGAATTTATGGATGCTAATTTGCTTACATTATCTGATTTTTCACCATTACAATCTAAAGCAGAATCAAGATTTACTCTTCCTTGAGTGATAGTTCCTGTTTTATCAGAACACATTACAGTCATTGAACCGAAGTTTTCAATGGCATTTAATTTCTTTACTATAACACCTTGTTCTGACATTCTCTTGGCACCTTGTGATAAGTTTACGCTTATAATAGCAGGTAGCATTTGAGGAGTTAATCCTACTGAAAGAGCTAATGCAAACATAAAAGATTCTAAAAAAGATTTATTCAGAATTATATTAAATAAGAATATAATACCAATTAATAAAGTTGTAACATGAAGTATCAAGTTACCAAAATCTCTTATGCCTTTTTCAAAGTCTGTATCAGAATCTTTTTTATTCAAAGATAAAGTAATTTTTCCAAACTCTGAATCTTTAGCTAGATTTACTATTACTGCCATACCTGATCCGCTTATGACATGAGTCCCCATCCAAAGTGAATTTTTCCTATCAGAAAGTCCCGTATTGCAAGGTAATTTTTGTATAATTTTTTCAACGGGAAAAGTTTCGCCAGTTAAACTTGATTCATCCATTGAAAGTGAATTTTCTTCTATAAGTAGACAGTCAGCTGGAATCATATCACCAGTTTTTATATTTATTATATCCCCTATTGTCAACATTGCATTGTCTATTTCTTCAAAATTCCCATCTCTTAAAACAGAAGATTTTACGCTTACAGAAGAAAGAAGTTTTTTTACTGCGTTATTAGCTTTACTTTCATGACTATAACTTAAAAATGCAGAAATCATAATAATGATTAGTATGATAATACCATCAGAATAATCTTTTAAAAACATAGATAATATTGCTGCAAAAATTAATATCATAATTATAGGACTTTTGAATTGATTTATGAATATACCTAATTTTGAAGATGATTTCTTTTCATCAAAAATATTTTGTCCATATTTATCAATTCTTTCTTCTGCTTCTTTACTTGATAATCCAGATTTATTAGTTTTTAATCGTTTTAATATATCATCTAAATCATAAGACCAGAATTCTTTCATAATATCCTCCTTGTTATATTTTAAACATATTATTAAAAAGAGTGGTGCAGTATGCTTTTAGAACAACTCTTGTCATCTTTTAAAATTAAATAATTACTATATAATGTTAAAATTAAGCTAATAAATAACATTAAAAAAAATGTAAAAAATTAAACTATAATTTTAACAAAATCAATAAAGCATCATGCTGCTCATTCTCCTAAAATGTGTGAATAACTTTGTGTATGGATTCTCTTAATCTATATAAAATATATTACTTATAAATATTTTTTAGAACAAATATTTCAAACAGTCCGTTCTAATTTATATACTATCATAGCTATCCTTAAATTTCAACTTATTTCACTAAAATTTTTAAAATACTAAGACCATTTTTATTGTAGCTGTATCACTAAAAAATTTGAGATTTGACGTCATAGACATGCAAAAAAATGGTTTGTCTATCTTTAGTCTTAACGGTGATTCTCTTACTTTTTTGAGTTTAGTAACTAAGATTAGAAAGTAAAAATTAAAAAAATTAGGGAGTACTTTTAAAGTTTACTCCCTAACCTTAGTTACTAAACTAGTATTTTATTTAACACCTGTTAATGCAACTCCATTAACATATAAAGTATATCCATTACTTATTACATTTTCAGGATTTCCATTAAATTCTGTAACATAACTATCTCCAGTTAATGTCCATGTACTAGAACTATCAAGTGTTACAGATACTTTTCCTACATCTGTTGATACTGAACTACCTTCTGCATTTGTTATTTTTCCATCTATATAACCTTCAAAAGTAGAATTATCAGATATTTCTAATGTAAGACTTGAATCGCTACCAACCTTAATTGCTCCTGTAAGTGTTTGAGAAGAGGCTTTTAATGTTGCAATATTGCTTCCTCCACTCCATCCATCAGCACATACAGATAACAAAATATTTTCTGAATCTTGATTATCAATTTTTACATCTTTTAATGTAATAATTGAATTAGTATTAGTTACATGAAATACATGTCCACTTTTACTAGTTAGACTTCCACCATTCATCGTAAATTGGCTTGTACCACTTGCAGCATCACCAGACATTGATTGGTAAATCATTATACTATCTAAAAACTTTGCATTTCCATTTCTTTTAGTGTTATTCGCAGTTAAATTAGAATTATTCAAAGTAATTGAATTTAATCCTTCAATACAAACTCCTTCTGAAAGATTTGAAGTTAAAGTTGAATTTGATACTGTAATATCAGCTGTTGAATAAATTGCAGGAGAACCTAAACCATTAGAAGTGTATGTTCCTCCATCAACAACTACGGTTCCACCACCTCTGTCAGTTCTTATTGCAGCTGATGATTGCCCGCTAGTAGTAATATCTAAGTCATAAGCATAAGTTGTACCACCACCCGTAGTCATAATACCACCGGATCCTCCACCAGTTGTTACTATCTTGGTATCACGAATAGTTACTGTAGTTCCATCACCTTCAGCACCATTATTTCCACCATTTCCTCCATAACTGAAAACTCCATTAGCACCATTTGCACTAGTATTAATAGTACCACCTGTTATAGTTGTCTTAGACCCATCTTTAACTAAAATACCTGCATTCAATCCATAGAAATTACTATTATCTCCACCATCAGAATCTCCAGATTTTGTAACTGTTGGATTATTGATTGTAACTTCTTCTGATGTTTTTATAAGCAAAGCATTCTCATCACTACTTGTACTAGAGTAAGTTTTATCTGTTTGAGTTTCACTAGAAGAAATCTCTACTGCTCCAGTATAAGTAATATCTGAACTACTTTGTCCTGGAGGACCGCCTCCTGGACCTCCACCACCATCAGGTGGAGCACCATTTTCATTTTTTACTGCCTCTTCAGTGTTGTTTGTTGATGTTTTTATATTATAGGCGTATAACCCAAAACCACAAGCTGTTGCTAATAAAATTGCAAGCAAACTTATTAATTTCTTATTTCTAAACTTTTTCATAATATTTACCTCCTTATTTTTTATGAGTTTATTATAAAGCAGTTTTATTGAAATAAGATTGAAATTTTTAATTATTTATAAAAAATTTAATAATAAGTTTAAATTTTCCATTTTTTGTTAAAACCTCTATATTTCCACCATGTTTTTCAATAATAGCTTTTGCAATAGAAAGACCTATCCCATAATGTAAATCTTCACTATTTCTAACTTCATCAACTCTATAAAATCGATCAAAGATATGATTAAGTTTTTCTTGTGGAATTTCATTACTATCATTGATTAAATTTAACTCAATAGTATTATTTTTTCTTTTTAAATTTATATTAATATTTTTTCCTGAAGAATGCCTAATCGCATTATCTAATAAGATAGATACAAGCTGTTTAAGTTGTATTTGATTTCCAATTAAATATACATCTTCGTCAATATCTATTATAAATTCTTTTCCTTTCTCAAAAGCAAAACTTTCAAAAGCTAATATTTCTCCTAAAATAATCCTAGAAAAATTTATATTTTCCATAGAAACAATCACATCTTCTGCATGTGATAAATCTAAAAGTTGTTTTATAAGAATACCCATTCGCTCATTTTCATATTTAATATTTTCAAGCCATTCATTATTACCAATTTCTCGAGAAAGTAATTCTGTATTTGTTCCTATAATTGCAACCGGGGTTTTTAATTCATGACTAGCATCGGATATAAATTGTTTCTGTTTACGATCATTTTCTTCAAGTGGTTTTATAATACGTTTTGACAATGGTAATGATAATAAAAACATTCCTATAATTGAAGTAAATCCTACAATCAAAACATATCGAAGCATAGTTCTTAATCCAGCTTCTGAAACAGTGTTATCCATAAATGCAACAAGAGTATATCCATTTTTATCTTTTACGACATAAGATAAATTACTAGTTCTTCCTGAATGTTTTTTCTCATCTAAAATGCTCTTTGCAATCTGTGTTAGTTTATCATTGTTATACAACTCTTTATTTCCATTATCTACAGAAAGTACTGAACCATTGTTTGAAATTGCAACCGAATAAAAAGTTGACAATTGATAATCTGAATTTTTATTAGGATTTTTTTCTAACTCTAAATCTTTTTTATTTCTATTTTTTTCTTTGTTATCTATGGAATAATCCTCAACATATCGTTCTAACATATCTAAATTTTTTTGTCTAATCTCTCTAAAACTAGCCAATAAAATTACTGACAAAGTTACTGCAAATAAGATAATAATTGAGCCCATAATTGATAATATTATCTTTTTTCTAGATTTACTAAACATCTTTTTCCCTCAATTCATATCCTAAACCACGAACAGCTTTAATTTCTACTTTTGAGCCTACAAATGCAAGTTTCTTTCTTGTAAATGACATATATACTTCCACATTATTATATTCAGTTTCACTTTCAAATCCCCATATTTTCACTGCAAATTGCTCTCTAGTCATAATTTGACCATTATTATTAAACATATACTCTAAAATACGCAACTCTTTTTCGCTTAATCTAACATTTTGACCTGTAGTATCACAATTTAACATTGCAGTTGCTTTATCTATAGTAAGATCTCCATATTTTAAAATATCTTCTTGAAATGAAGAAGAACGTCTCCCCAATGCACGAATCCTAGCTAATAGTTCTTTAGTTTGAAATGGTTTTGTTAAATAATCATCAGCACCGCTATCAAGCCCTTCAACTTTATCATCCAACTGACTCTTTGCTGTTAACATTAGAATTGG
Above is a genomic segment from Parvimonas micra containing:
- a CDS encoding DNA translocase FtsK is translated as MEKKRKTRSKTKKINYSKEDKVFKNTVLVLFLLNSFFIIFSFFANTGFLGNIIKNIFQGLFGGTYFLFLFLMEMIYVVILLGKLNKKNRNISFLGLLLLSNYMAIVDLANNSSTNFSVKMSVAKNTVPKGSGYIGAIFGFIYNAMIGTIGLYIFTFIIGLFLILSFLDISFIDFLKIVKNYNLKLIEKIKEKYSNYKEKRDIKKISPNNEVLEIVENVDNEEDNEIIVLDHNDNINNNIETKIDEIEKDELLDSFNLFPNDDIENNKEKIKNSQDGSNNLDIAISNFEVKKVEYKIPPLSLLRGSKTKETESEQTLKQRAKKIEATLKSFGVGAKVVRINKGPTVTCFELQPDMGVKVNKIVNLSDDLSLALASPDIRIEAPIPGKSVIGIEVANTLKENVSLKEILSSKEYQECDSKMPMALGKTISGEIIVSSIDKMPHMLIAGATGSGKSVCINTLIMSIIYKSSPEDVKMILIDPKVVELKIYNKIPHLAIPVVTDSKKASAALNWAVREMERRYSLFSDNQVRDIKGYNEKQKSNQLEKLPYLVIVIDELSDLMMVSANEVESYICRLAQMARACGIHLIVATQRPSVDVITGTIKANIPSRISFQVSSQIDSRTILDSSGAETLLGKGDMLFNPSGLSKPIRIQGCFVSDSEVEAVVNNIKEQTHEVCYDEEIIKNIESEMSNLDNNEDEDVDDLFYDAVRIVLEENTASISLLQRKMKIGYARAGRIIDEMESRMIVGRQEGSKPRKILVGFDYLDKMRGDNDEYSK
- the dut gene encoding dUTP diphosphatase; the protein is MEIKIINRSKNENPSYATDGSSGFDLRANLDEDLIIKPMQRIAVPTGIYIEIPLGYEGQIRARSGMSLKHGITMANGVGTIDSDYRGELKVLIVNISNQDYVIKNNDRIAQMIITKYERVDFKLVEELSDTDRNNGGFGHTGY
- a CDS encoding prepilin-type N-terminal cleavage/methylation domain-containing protein; the protein is MNFMYQNNRRSFTLLELLITIVVSSIIIICCIHIFYGTYFLNLNQRKNYSKLEQINYAMNYIEKEISDSLETKVTSDEIELKRYRYNSFLSENNRHTVSKINKITYKIIKYGSKYEIRRISKDILNSTYYGSNLLINDLDFFLVERIDNYLVIKVSFNGKEYSKYIFLKNSKFNYLSGGN
- a CDS encoding PulJ/GspJ family protein — its product is MKNNYLKNKAFTLVECIFAVFVLSIISLYILSGINNFLQIQKANIKEIDELSEIETTIVLIKSNIKNNKTILENVNSEKFEVKVSDFGELYNIKIYQKDNVEKIYEFYVSK
- a CDS encoding type II secretion system protein yields the protein MIKRKSFTLIELVVCLAIISVMVMVVRVNFVNNKKTIANEELYLIAESIENAKVFSIENNKIVKLKSDSTKETFEISSGEFVFKKIYCKHLNILNDIELEINTNGIPSVGKTFKFSYDKQNFEIRIRPVTGFVNVIKNEK
- a CDS encoding prepilin-type N-terminal cleavage/methylation domain-containing protein; amino-acid sequence: MNNVKKKAFTLIELLVVIAILAILILIAVPRYNNSRVKADKTAHSANVKVLEVAGLRYLTEEKVESDRDITEELVNKKYIKEIPKLPKSIKGTAYKVEIKNRDVVVTPPVEKDD
- a CDS encoding aminopeptidase; the encoded protein is MDFKEKLKKYSETIIKVGTNVQKGQLVVIRANIEAKELVRSLTEEAYKAGAGDVNVIWRDDIITRRKFEYASIETLSEVKQWTVDQYTDYIDSNAVFISVVGDDPNKFDGLDIEKIKANSVANSKAMKYFSTSLMADKNSWCVVGAPTPAWAKVVFPNLSEGDAVEKLWDLIFYTSRIGEGDSIKDWEEHISELSRRAKYLNEKQFKYLKYSSKKGTNLTIELPKNHVWNAAGSGYNAKGISFTANMPTEEVFTLPHKDGINGVVYSTKALNYNGNIIDEFKLEFENGKVINYEAKKGYEVLKSLLETDEGALSLGEVALVPFDSPISNTNTMFFETLYDENASCHLALGRAYPTCLKDGEKMTEEELKERGANDSLVHVDFMVGDETLNIIGITESGEEIPVFTNGNWSN
- a CDS encoding CPBP family intramembrane glutamic endopeptidase produces the protein METKYIKDNFVPIFIELLFVVSCFIVEKQFYIYTNFCFYLLLAVYFYIRKDLSIKEWYNAIKSGKKFFIQVILTVVLISIAFYFTIILENIFPNINKGMILLRADNWLKLILFSFSTIIFPPIIEETFFRKNLISFKNSKILIITSLLSMFLYALEHSLTWWGIFLCMIWAFPFSISYIKTRNIYVSMTAHLICNLIINGILIIDLIKYLIK